A single Oncorhynchus mykiss isolate Arlee chromosome 24, USDA_OmykA_1.1, whole genome shotgun sequence DNA region contains:
- the LOC110503330 gene encoding olfactory receptor 4S1-like has translation MTIEFNSSQEIVFVLHGLNVTQINKHIYFSFTLILYIFTIFVNLILIVTIFLEKMLHEPMYLFLCNLCINGIYGASAFYPKILYDLLFDSHVITYIGCLTQILVIYSYAFCEFTSLTVMAYDRYVAICKPLQYHSIMTTRKVWTLLLLTWLFSWLESGFGMGITAKLPLCGLNIDKLYCSNWAVVKLSCVDTTLNNLYGFIATFSHISQMILIVISYVNIIKASLRSRAERKKFMQTCLPHLITLTNFTISLTFDVMFARYGSNTSLLALRNIMAVEFLVVPPLVNPIIYGMKLTRIRNRVGRMFKLKVAALT, from the coding sequence ATGACAATAGAGTTCAACTCCTCCCAGGAGATAGTGTTTGTGCTGCATGGACTGAACGTGACACAGATAAACAAACACATCTACTTCTCATTTACTCTCATCCTATACATCTTCACCATTTTTGTGAATCTGATACTGATCGTTACCATTTTTCTGGAGAAAATGTTGCATGAACCTATGTATTTATTTCTCTGTAATCTGTGTATTAATGGTATCTATGGCGCTTCAGCTTTCTACCCAAAGATACTTTATGACCTTTTATTTGACTCTCATGTGATAACATACATTGGGTGCCTGACCCAGATATTGGTAATCTACTCCTATGCTTTCTGTGAATTCACCAGCTTGACAGTGATGGCATATGACAGGTATGTTGCCATCTGTAAACCGTTACAATACCACTCTATCATGACTACTCGAAAAGTGTGGACCCTGCTTCTTCTTACGTGGCTTTTCTCATGGCTAGAAAGTGGCTTCGGCATGGGAATAACAGCTAAATTACCCCTCTGTGGCCTCAACATCGATAAACTCTACTGCTCAAACTGGGCGGTCGTGAAGCTCTCATGTGTTGACACCACTCTGAACAACCTTTACGGCTTCATTGCCACTTTTTCTCACATCTCTCAAATGATACTCATCGTGATTTCTTATGTGAACATCATCAAAGCATCTTTGCGTTCCCGGGCGGAGAGGAAGAAGTTCATGCAGACCTGTCTGCCTCATCTGATCACCCTCACTAACTTCACCATATCCCTCACCTTCGATGTGATGTTTGCTCGCTACGGCAGCAACACCAGCCTGCTGGCCCTGAGGAATATCATGGCGGTGGAGTTCCTTGTTGTGCCTCCTCTGGTGAACCCTATCATATACGGGATGAAACTCACTCGGATTCGGAATAGAGTTGGAAGGATGTTTAAACTTAAAGTTGCTGCCTTGACCTAA